CCAGGACATCATTATAACAGAGAACACTGTTAAAGATTCTTGCTGAGCCTTGCTGAGAAATTGTGTAGAAGCATCTGGATACCAGCTCAGTGTGATTCATCCTGAATGTGAGAACTTTTGAGATAGGCTTATTGGTGAGGCACTTTGAGTCTTTTGGGTCACAACATATATTTATAAGCTGGGTCTCCAAATGTCAATTCTACTCCACTTCTCCATCCAAAACACTCCTTCTGAAAGCACCTGCAGTGTGCATCCTAGATACCCAAGTCTTACCTGGGCTTGAGGGATTAGAGAAACCCCTGTGTTTGTGAACCATCATCCACTCTCTCCTTTGTGTGTATTCGTTAaaattgcttctatttttttctctctcatagcAAATATTCATCAATTTCTTGCCAAGTTCCAGATACACCGTgagatataaagatgaataatccATTCTTTGTGTTGAAGGAAGTCCACTCATGAGACCCAGTGCCTATAGGTATTTGTGGgaaaattttactaaaaattaGAGGCTTTCACAGCTCAACAATGCAGCAACTTAATACTCAACATTAGCTGTCTCTGCTTCTAGAAATCTTTCCACTACTTTGCCTTATGTCTTAGCcaacttttctttcccctttcccttgGGAGGGGGAGACTTTCCTCCCTGCCTCTCAAATTACTTGGTGGCCAAAGATTCATTAATGTGATCTGGTTGAACAAGAAGCAGCCACTTTGGACCTTTCTCCCTCACTTGCCAGGCTTTtcaaggggggaggggggagtagCATAAATAATTTAACCATGGATATAGATTGTATCACATACTCTTGTGGCCCTCTTAGGAGTCATTTTTTGTAATTACAGTCAGCTTTGGTTTTATAACACTTTCATGGTCATTATATGAAGCCACACTTACTAGTTTGTATATCTTGTATGTCTTCACTGATTATAAGATCATGTAGGCAGGGGCCGATCACATTCACACCCTTTTGTTCTCTCTTCACTTGGAGAGTAGAGTGatgctttataaatattgttGGCTGATCgaaaacatttttcatattgaGTTTGAATAAAGGAATTACTTTATTATGCAATAGAGCAGAGCTCTGTTTTAAACTTGGCTTGTTCAAGGGACTGATGAATAAAACCAAGGTAACAATTCAAACAAGTGCAAATGTGTGAAGTAGCCAGGTGTAATCCAACTGGGTGGCACTGCTTCCCTTAATAACTTTGaaattcaaattataaaataaaaccaaatattttGCTGGCCTAACAAACATCGAGCTCCACCCTCAAAAACAAACGAATGAGGAAAGCTCAGCCTTGCCTGGAATGAATAACagtgaataataataatgataataataataataaaagcaaacccTTAGAATCACACTTTCTATATACCAGGCACAGGTCTCAACACTTTATTTGTACTAACTCTTTTAATTCTTGCTTATATGAGGTCagtcctattattattattatcctaatttgatagttgaggaaactgaagcacaggaagGTAGAGTTACCTGCCTACGTGGTGGAGCCAGGGTGTAAACCAGCTTGGCTCTGGAATTATACTTGAAACCATTCAGCCACGCCATAAGTCCCTCACTCCTGCTAAACTCTCCCTTAAAATCGTTGATTTTCTTGTTCTATAAGGGCTGGGACTTTTTCCTAACgaatgaaataatgagaaatgaGCTCCTTGGAGGCAGGACTGTTTTCCTATCTTGTGACCCCAGAGCCAAGCACGGTGCTTGGTGCAAGAAAAAAACGTGGGGCTCTTTGTCTACAAAGCAGGAAAAAAGTGCCATTATAGCATTGAAATATAACACCTTTTCTTCTGTGGTCTCTCTGTTAACTTGTCatgatatttttcatttgctcttcCATGTCCCtgtaagtaaagaaaaattaaaattttaaatcattagcATAAATTTTACCATCCATCTTTGTACTGTGAAATGCCAGTTTTAAATACAACTATAAGGGCATTTAACTCATATGTAAAACCTCCCCAAATTATACAATTTGTATTTCATAGATCATACCTGCATATGACGTTCTTTcttaccagaacagtgaaaatGCTGCACAAAACAAActcatgtgtttttatttctcctcttgATGTGTGCACATTCCACCAACACTCTTTACTTTCAGCTTACAGATGAGTAtaaggaagaactgaaaggaaaaggaacgATGGGTTGCCCTCTCTTGCTTTCCTTCTGTGTCATCACTTTCTGCACAAGTAGATGCTAATACAGGGAACTAAGGCAAGGAAGACAGGATATGACAGGGTGCCTTGCTCATTGGAGTTCCTTAGAATGCCCTATCCTACTTTCTGCAAGGTTCGTTTGGAATGAAAAGCATGGCCTCTCGGGGCTGTCAGCACCACTCTCCTTCCACACTTGCTGGATCATGGATGCAACATGCTTACCTTGTACTCTGAGTCTCAATGAACTCCCAGACATCGTGTGTCTGCGGAATTTTGTGCTGATCGGGCATTGCCAACACTATACGCAAATAGAGAAGCAAGGAATAGTGGACACACATAAAGTGTATCTCTCATCTGTCCATGCATTCACTGTGTTGTCCCATTGGACTTCATTTACcatacacaattaaaaaatacaatcatTAAGAATTTCACAGCAGTGATAGCAGAGTATTAACCTAAATGTGGGGTCCTTTGGAGCACAGGGCCCTGTGCGGCTGCCTGTccagcctggcacatagtaagtactcaatcgATATTtggttaataaatgaatgaatgttactTCTTGAACACAGGCCTCATTAACCAAAACTCAGTTTTCTATTAATGGCACTCAGAATAGACAAGTTAATTCCTGAGATAAtcttttaaaagcctttgggCCAAGAGTTTTAACCTCTTTTTCTTATGTGAGATCTGTTCATCAGCTGCAAGGTTGGGCAGATTTGAGTTACATCAACTCTGTCCTAGGCCAGGGAGAGATGGTTTGCAAGAGGGAGGAGGACGGAAACTGATGGAATGGGAAAAATTCATGGTTGGGGGAGGTCAATCCCTGTAAAGGAAAGAAGAACTCTTGTGGCATGTGCAATTTGATGTATTAATAACCATCTGGTTTAGAAGAGCTTGCATGAACCCTTTTGTTGAGGCAACACTACTTCAGAACTTTGGTGGGGGTAGGATGCTGGTGGTTGTATCTCCATGCATTGGACTTTTCCTGGGGAGCATGTATTACTGTGCCAAGATGAACACTATCTGAAGAGGCTGGGCACCAGTTTTCCTGAAGGAGATGGGTGGAGAAGAAATCAAATGACAGATGCCTGGagtcctaattccattttatctttCTCCTAAATGAAGCTTCATTGTTAATTAAGGAACTGAAGAAAATCATACTTGCACTAAGTTCATTTATGCATTTGACAAGCATGTATCAAGTGCCTGCTGTGTGGCTGGCATTGTGTTAGGTGCTGGAACATTGAAGGAAATTGCAAGAAAGTCCTTGCCCTTAAGAAGGCCTCAGTTTATCCTGAAATGAAAATGTGGCAGGTGGGAGTAGGGTGGGTATGGAGCCCTTCCACTCTTCTGGTGCCTTGGTATTCACAACCTGAGCCCCTGGATGTTGGAAGAAGTCATTTTACCCCACAGAGGTTGGTGTTGCAATGGGTTGTCATGGCAACTGATTAGATGGAGTTGGAACTTGGACATGAGCGCCCCAGTTGTGAGCACGGTCTCTGCCACTTCTGCCTGAGTTCTAAGCCTGACTATTCCTCACTGACGGCAGAAACAATTTTCCTGGATGCAGGATTTGGCTGGAAAAGAACAAGCAAGTGGGAGGAAGCAGCTGGGAAGGGGAAAGGATAGTGAAGACAGATTCATGTGGAATGCATACAGAACAAGATGAGCATGCATTGGACCCTCAGGGCACGCCTGGCACTGGGCTATGTTGCCTCGTTGCATCTAATCCTCAGAATAACTCTGTCCATAGCAGTTCTTTCTCCCGTTATCGAGGCGGGGCAACCAAGGCTCAGACAGGCCACAGACAAAAGGGCCTATGGAAGCAGCAGAGCCAATATGGGAATATAGATCTGTCTTattccaaagcctgtgctctcAACACCAAGTGGCAGTTTACCTGAAACAGGGACTGGTGTATCTGGGGAGATGGCTGAAAATACAGATTTGTTCAGGTCAAGTTCCCAGGACTAGGTAGGACTAGGATTCAGATCTTCTATACCAGGTTAGTGGGTGTGGAGGGGAAGAGTGAGCTTTTCACAGGGAACCAGGTTATGGTATTGTCCTTCATTTCTGATAACAAAGCTCCATCTAACTGGTGTTccaatcaggaaaaagaaaagagagagaggccctAAAAGGGtgcttattctattttctttctcgcCTATCTGCCTGCGAGGCCAACCCACTTCTCAGCCCAGTCACCAGGGCAACCATCACCCCCACCTTGACAGCCGAGTGCATGCACAGCTTCTTGCACCCACACCCAGGGCCGTGGGACCCAGCCCTATAATCAGCCCCCTGCTGCCTCTGCAGGCAGCCCAGCAGTGACAGGCAGCTCCCTGCAACTCCGGGCCCATGGCGGTTCTGCAGacaccccctccccacactcACACAGGCCGCCTTCTGCTTCCCCCGCCCACTGCCTCCTGGGAGACAAATGTGCAATCTGCTCTCGCTATGTATCATCACCTCTGGAGGGAGGAATCTGCCCTCAAGTAGAGGCACAACCAACACACAGGGCTCACACAGGAGAAATCACCCCCTCCGGGAGAAGGGGAAGCAGAGGCAGTGATTGTCCTCTCCCACTCCAGAGATGACTGAGGGGGTGGCTGTTGTTTGGGAAGTTTGCAAAGTACCTATCAGAAGAGGGGCTGAGGTTGCTAATAAGGCAGAGGACCTGGAGGAAGCCAGAAGCCTGCAGCCTGTTTGTAGTGAAGCAGCTCCATGGCTTTTAAGACCTTAGGCTCCCTGCGGAGATCAgagcctccctcctccccagcagGTAATGAAGCTGGGAGCCCTCTGTCAGGGCCCCTGCCAGAATGGTTTCTTGAGGCCAGGCTGCTAAAGAATCTTTAGGGGACAAGGAGTCCTGTCCTGGCTTTCAAAGGACCAATTCCATCCAACCCCTTGGGCCCAGGGGTCCACCTGAGTCCTCTGCCTGCTATGCTCAGTTGGTTTGAGCTCCTGTGTCAACTGCTGGGACTGATCAATATTTCCGATCAGCTTTTTCCTGACCTCTGTTCCAGAAGCTGCAGCTGTTTACCTCTTCCTTTATTTGAGTCTTCTCTCATCCCACCTGTACTGGACGCATCTTATGCCGTCTCAGATTCCCTGGGTCTCACCCCTCCCCCAGGCTTTTGGCCACTTGCTCTGCCTAGGATCCAGTATCACTGTCCTGATCGCTTCCTTCCTCAGTTCCCTGTAGCCTGAAGCCCCACTTTCCCCATCACTCCCATCCCCATGGGGCGGGCTCCTCTCCCTACTTCCTGACTAGGATATGGGCTTGGGATCTGGCTTCCCCAGAAGCTGCTGATAAGGTCATCAAAGTGCAAGGGAGTTAATTCCCCATGGTGGAGAAGGCAGGAGGAAGCTCCCCATACCTTCTTGCTAGGCCCAGGGTTTCTGCACAGCCTGCCTGGAGATGTTCTGTCATAAAGGGACGGGCAGCTTAGGAGCACAGTACTTAGCACTTGTCCTGCCTCCATCCATTCCCCTTCCTCTTGGCTGCCCTGGGATTGCATCTTTCAGTGAAGCATTAGCACTTGAGCTTGACCTCAGTCTGTGTTCTAGGGAACCTGGGCTaagacacagagaagttaagtaatctTTCCAAATTCACAGCTAGTTGGGGGAGAAGCAACACCTGTTCATTAATTTAACAAACagtgagtgcctactatgtgcaaaGCATTATTCTAGGCATTGGGAATGCAGTGGTGAATAAAATGGACAAGAATCCCTGCTTTTATGGAACACAACATTCTAGTGGAGGGCTGGAGGAGAAAAAGACCATGAGCAAGATGAGTACGTAAAATATATAGAAttccagggcgggccatggtggctcagcaggcaagaatgcttgcctgccatgccagaggacctgggtttgattcccggtgcctgcccatgttaaaaaaataataataataataaaaatatatatatatatatataattccagACTGAGTGTGGGTGGTGGTAATGGTGGGTTGTAAATTTCATAAAAGGCAGCCAGAGATGACTtcagagaaggtgacatttgggTAAAACCCTGGAGGAGGTCATGATGTGTGTTATCTGAAATCCATGTCTCAGTTTCTTAgtgttgctgtaacaaagtatcataaactggatgacttaaaacaactgaaatttattctttcacaattcTGGTGGCTAGAAGTATGCAATCAAGGTGTCTAAGCCTGTAGAGGAgaattcttctttgtctcttctagcCTCTGGTGGCTTGTCAGCAATTCATGGCGTTCTCTGCCTCAGTCACCACCTGGCCTTCTTTCATCATGTGTCTGTCAGTGTCTAATTTCCTCCTTCGaagaacaccagtcatattggaatAGGATCCACCCTACTCCAGTTTGGTCTTATCTTaacaaataacatctttaaaaaccCTGTTTCCAAAGAGGGTCCCATTCACAGGACAGGAagttaagatttgaacatgttttttggggagatgtgaccccataaCACCAAATGAACAGCATCCCTGGAGTATACGAGGAATAGCAGGGAGGCCACCATGCATGAAGGAAGTAGAGTTGGGGAGGGAGAAAATGTGAGGAGATGAAGTCAGAGGGGAGAGGAATGTAGAAGGATTGAGGAGAGATAGGTAGCTATTGCAAGGTTTAGAGCAGTGCTCTCATCCAgcggtggggtgagggtggggggacaTTGGACAttttttgaagacatttttgatAGTTTCAActggtggaggaggtggtggtgggaaTATACTGCTAGCAGGcagtgggtagaggccaaggatgcAGCTatacatcctacaatgcacaggacagcattctcttcccctcccctctccccaaagaattatccagcccaagcATCAATAGTGCTGAGTTGAGGAAGCCAGGTTTAAAGGGTTGAAAGCAGAGGGGACTAGACCTGATGTTTATGTTACCAGGATCCCTCTGGCTGTGTTAAGAACGACTTTACAAGAGGAAGGGCAGAAGCAGGGACCTTGTCAACCCAGGAGAAAAAGAATGATGGTTTGGATGAGGGGGAAAGTAGGTCTCCTAATACACGCACGAGATAGTCCCTGCTCTATCCTCCCTATCCTCTCCCTCTTCACAGTTTCTCAATAAACTTTAGCAGAGCCCCTAACATGTGTCAGGTGCTGGGCAGATTGCAAAATGTATGGCCCATGAAGAACCTGGTCTAGTTCACCCCAGACCCAAGCTGAAGAAAATGGAGCTCCAGGGAGTAGCAGCTGATCTGGGAGGCAGACTTTGTAATGTCTGCTGAAGGCTGCAGAGGGAGAACTGTGACAGTCATGAGAAGTTGCTATCTACTCAGACATTATAGAAAGCAGAGAATGAGCGTTGGTAGACACTGTCTCCATTCATCCAGATGCACAAACCAGAAGCCTCTGCCTCCCTGACCTCTGCTTTCTCCACCTCTAATCCACCACCATTTACCTCCACAATAGCTCTTGAATTTGCCACTTCTCTCCATCTGTATCATTGTGACTCATAAGCTACTATCAT
This genomic stretch from Tamandua tetradactyla isolate mTamTet1 chromosome 12, mTamTet1.pri, whole genome shotgun sequence harbors:
- the LOC143651517 gene encoding uncharacterized protein LOC143651517 isoform X2, which encodes MAWLNGFKYNSRAKLVYTLAPPRRQALGLMSGLPSTQRMDYSSLYLTVYLELGKKLMNICYEREKNRSNFNEYTQRREWMMVHKHRGFSNPSSPAQTLTNSGSTKTTEWTIHYSCISDDPFSSQPEVSPFSPCSFFEPKGSKA
- the LOC143651517 gene encoding uncharacterized protein LOC143651517 isoform X1, with the translated sequence MAWLNGFKYNSRAKLVYTLAPPRRQALGLMSGLPSTQRMDYSSLYLTVYLELGKKLMNICYEREKNRSNFNEYTQRREWMMVHKHRGFSNPSSPAQTLTNSGSTKTTEWTIHYSCISDDPFSSQPEVSPFSPCSFFEPKGMLFIPPLSLSLGVSRSKA